The Actinomycetota bacterium genome includes the window TCGCCCACCTACGCAGCTACCTGTCCACCACCCGCAAGCACGACGTCCCCGCCATCGACGCCCTCACCCGGCTCTTCAAGGGCGATCCGTGGATGCCACCCACGCCGCCAGCTACGTGAACACTTACCTCCGCCGTGTAGCGCTGCGGTGATCTCCCTGCCATACGGACATCCTCTCTACCAGCTCATACTGGTTCGCGTGTCCGGGCTCCGGGGGTAGGTTCATGCCGCCTGTCGGAACAGCGCGGAGCGCGCCAGGACCAGGTTGCGACGCCGGAACGGTTCAGGTGTGGTGGCCGCCGCCTCGGCCCTCATCCTGGGGGTCCCCGGTGCTGCCCACTCCTCCTGCAGAGGCCCGACCGACCTCGTCCAGCGCGGTCGCGGAAGGCCGTGCTCTGCGGCCAGCTCCTCAGCGAAGGCGGCGAGGAGGGCGTCGAAGGGCGTCCCGGTCCGGGCCGGCGGGTCGGCCAGGGCCCGTCCGAGCCGCTCAGGATGCTGGGCGCCCCAGTCAGCGAAGCCGCGCAGGCGGGTCCAGTCGATCTTGAGCCTCCCGCCAACCTGCTCGACGGCGGTGGAGAGTGAGGCCAGCGTCGGCTCGGCGTCGGCAGGCTCCAGCGCAAGGACCAGGCGGGACCCAGCGGCTTCGACGATGCGCTCGAGCATCCCGACCGTTGGGTCGACCTCCCCGGCCTCGATCCGCGAGACTGTGGATGTCGGCACCGCTGCTCTCGAAGCCAGGGCGCGCCGAGACAAACCTGCCCGGTCGCGCGCCGCCTTCGCGAGTGTCGCGGCGAGCCCTTCATCCATAAGGGGTAGCGTAAACGCTACTACTACGGTCGACAACACCGGCGCGCGTCAGCTCGCGCTTCGCAGGCGCCGCACCTCCGCCAGCCGTGCTCCGAAGCCAACGGCGATCGCCTCGTCCAGCTCCGGGAACAGGTGGCCGTAGCGGTCCAGCGTCACGTTGATCGAGGAGTGGCCCATGCGCACCTGGATGGCCTTCGGGTGGGCGCCCTCGGCGATGGCCAGGGCGACGCTCGTGTGCCTGAGGTCGTGGAACCGGCAGGTGAGACCAGC containing:
- a CDS encoding helix-turn-helix transcriptional regulator — encoded protein: MDEGLAATLAKAARDRAGLSRRALASRAAVPTSTVSRIEAGEVDPTVGMLERIVEAAGSRLVLALEPADAEPTLASLSTAVEQVGGRLKIDWTRLRGFADWGAQHPERLGRALADPPARTGTPFDALLAAFAEELAAEHGLPRPRWTRSVGPLQEEWAAPGTPRMRAEAAATTPEPFRRRNLVLARSALFRQAA
- a CDS encoding tyrosine-type recombinase/integrase encodes the protein MSSGSPCRASTRSCFPNPLISSSFWQHYFKPALDAAGLTCRFHDLRHTSVALAIAEGAHPKAIQVRMGHSSINVTLDRYGHLFPELDEAIAVGFGARLAEVRRLRSAS